In Liquorilactobacillus nagelii DSM 13675, the following proteins share a genomic window:
- the rpsE gene encoding 30S ribosomal protein S5 — translation MTFIDPAQLDLEDRVVAINRITKVVKGGRRLRFAALVIVGDHNGHVGFGTGKAQEVPEAIRKAVDAARKNLIKVPMVGETLPHEVIGEHSGSRILLKPAIAGSGVAAGGAVRAVMELAGVADVTSKSLGSNTPINVVRATISGLLKLKNAAEVATLRGVSTQHLAE, via the coding sequence ATGACTTTTATTGATCCAGCACAACTCGATTTAGAAGATCGCGTAGTTGCGATTAACCGTATTACAAAAGTTGTTAAAGGTGGTCGTCGTCTGCGTTTCGCTGCCTTGGTGATTGTTGGCGATCATAATGGACATGTTGGCTTTGGTACAGGTAAAGCTCAAGAAGTGCCAGAAGCTATTCGTAAAGCAGTTGATGCAGCTCGCAAGAATCTGATTAAGGTTCCAATGGTTGGTGAAACTTTACCTCATGAAGTAATCGGCGAACATAGTGGTAGCCGCATTTTACTTAAACCGGCTATTGCTGGTTCAGGTGTCGCTGCTGGTGGTGCTGTTCGTGCCGTTATGGAATTAGCAGGTGTCGCTGATGTTACAAGTAAATCATTGGGATCGAATACACCAATTAATGTTGTTCGTGCAACTATTAGTGGTTTGCTCAAATTAAAAAATGCTGCCGAAGTAGCTACTTTACGTGGTGTTTCGACTCAGCATTTAGCAGAGTAA
- the rplN gene encoding 50S ribosomal protein L14: protein MIQQESRLKVADNSGAREILVIKILGGSRVKTASVGDIIVATVKQATPGGVVKKGDVVKAVVVRTKYGTHRADGSYIKFDENAAVIIADDKSPKGTRIFGPVARELREGNFMKIVSLAPEVL, encoded by the coding sequence GTGATCCAACAGGAAAGTCGTTTAAAAGTTGCAGATAATTCAGGAGCACGTGAGATTTTAGTTATTAAAATTCTTGGTGGTTCTAGGGTCAAGACTGCTAGTGTCGGTGACATTATAGTTGCTACGGTTAAACAAGCAACACCAGGTGGCGTTGTCAAAAAAGGTGATGTTGTTAAAGCAGTAGTTGTTCGGACTAAATATGGTACTCATCGTGCAGATGGTTCTTACATTAAGTTTGATGAAAATGCAGCTGTAATTATTGCTGATGATAAGTCGCCAAAGGGAACTCGTATCTTCGGACCGGTGGCGCGTGAGTTGCGTGAAGGGAACTTTATGAAGATTGTTTCCTTAGCACCTGAAGTATTGTAA
- a CDS encoding adenylate kinase — MTALNLMLMGLPGAGKGTQAERIVDQYHVPHISTGDIFRAAIKNQTEMGVKAKSFIDRGELVPDEVTNGIVRDRLTEADTAVGFLLDGFPRNLAQAKALELMGKELDRSLTAVINIHVDPDSLLERLTGRYICRSCGATYHKLFNPTKEAGTCDRCGGHEFYQREDDKPATVKNRLDVNLKMNTPLIDFYQQQNLLHEINGNQPIEKVFADVQQVLNKL, encoded by the coding sequence ATGACAGCATTAAATTTAATGTTGATGGGTTTACCAGGTGCAGGTAAAGGAACACAAGCTGAAAGAATTGTTGATCAATATCATGTTCCCCATATTTCGACTGGCGATATTTTTCGAGCAGCAATTAAAAATCAAACTGAGATGGGTGTTAAGGCTAAAAGTTTTATTGATCGAGGAGAATTAGTCCCAGATGAAGTTACTAATGGGATTGTTCGTGATCGTTTGACTGAAGCTGATACCGCAGTTGGTTTTCTATTAGATGGTTTTCCAAGAAACTTAGCTCAAGCCAAAGCACTTGAGCTAATGGGAAAAGAGTTAGATCGTTCTTTAACAGCTGTGATTAACATTCATGTTGATCCAGATTCATTGCTTGAACGATTAACTGGACGCTATATATGTCGTAGTTGTGGTGCAACCTATCACAAATTGTTTAATCCAACAAAAGAAGCTGGAACTTGTGATCGATGTGGGGGACACGAATTCTATCAACGTGAAGATGACAAACCAGCAACAGTAAAAAATCGATTAGATGTTAATCTTAAAATGAATACACCTCTGATTGATTTTTATCAGCAACAAAATTTACTGCATGAAATTAATGGGAACCAACCAATTGAAAAAGTTTTTGCAGATGTTCAGCAAGTGTTGAATAAATTGTAA
- the rpsS gene encoding 30S ribosomal protein S19 has translation MSRSLKKGPFADAHLMKKIEAQADKEKKTVIKTWSRRSTIFPSFIGYTIAVYDGRKHVPVYIQEDMVGHKLGEFVPTRTFHGHGTTDKKTAVK, from the coding sequence TTGAGTCGTAGTTTAAAAAAAGGACCATTTGCTGACGCTCATTTGATGAAGAAAATTGAAGCGCAAGCAGACAAAGAAAAAAAGACCGTTATTAAAACATGGTCACGCCGTTCAACAATTTTTCCAAGTTTTATTGGATATACAATTGCCGTCTATGATGGACGCAAACATGTGCCGGTTTATATCCAAGAAGATATGGTTGGACATAAGTTAGGTGAGTTCGTACCAACGAGAACTTTCCATGGCCATGGTACAACTGACAAAAAAACAGCTGTTAAGTAA
- the rplE gene encoding 50S ribosomal protein L5: protein MVNRLKAKYDKEIVPSLMEKFNYTSIMQVPKVEKIVINMGVGDAVNNSKNLDEAVEELTLIAGQKPVITKAKKSIAGFRLREGMAIGTKVTLRGTRMYDFLDKLVSVSLPRVRDFHGVSKRAFDGRGNYTLGIKEQLIFPEIDFDNVNKVRGMDIVLVTTAQTDEESKELLKQLGMPFAK from the coding sequence ATGGTAAACCGTTTAAAAGCTAAGTATGATAAAGAAATCGTACCATCTTTAATGGAAAAATTTAATTATACTTCAATTATGCAAGTGCCAAAGGTTGAAAAAATTGTTATTAACATGGGTGTTGGTGATGCAGTTAATAATTCTAAAAATCTTGATGAAGCAGTTGAAGAGTTGACATTGATTGCTGGTCAAAAACCAGTAATTACAAAAGCAAAGAAATCAATCGCTGGTTTCCGTTTGCGTGAAGGAATGGCAATCGGAACAAAAGTTACTTTACGAGGAACAAGAATGTATGACTTCCTTGATAAATTAGTTTCTGTTTCGCTGCCACGTGTTCGTGATTTTCATGGCGTAAGTAAACGCGCTTTTGATGGACGCGGAAATTATACTTTGGGTATCAAGGAACAATTGATTTTCCCAGAAATTGATTTTGATAATGTTAACAAAGTTCGTGGCATGGATATTGTTTTAGTAACTACTGCCCAAACTGATGAAGAATCAAAAGAATTATTAAAACAGCTAGGAATGCCATTTGCTAAGTAA
- the rplF gene encoding 50S ribosomal protein L6, whose protein sequence is MSRIGYKEVVLPAGVEVKRNGYEVTVKGPKGELTREFSDKISMNIEGNIVKFDRSADDSKTKALHGTTRANFHNMVVGVSDGFKKELELRGVGYRAQMKGKTLVLNVGYSNPVEFETPADLKLETPSATSIIVSGVSKQEVGDFAAQIRLTRAPEPYKGKGIRYVGEYVRRKEGKTGK, encoded by the coding sequence TTGAGTCGTATTGGTTATAAAGAAGTAGTTTTACCGGCAGGTGTTGAAGTTAAGCGCAACGGATATGAAGTCACTGTTAAAGGGCCAAAGGGTGAATTAACACGTGAATTTTCTGATAAGATTTCAATGAATATCGAAGGTAATATTGTTAAATTCGATCGTTCTGCTGATGACAGCAAAACAAAGGCATTGCATGGTACTACACGTGCCAACTTCCATAATATGGTTGTAGGTGTTAGCGATGGTTTTAAAAAAGAATTAGAACTACGAGGTGTTGGGTATCGTGCTCAGATGAAGGGTAAGACATTAGTTTTGAATGTTGGTTACTCTAACCCAGTTGAATTTGAAACCCCAGCTGATTTGAAGTTAGAAACACCTTCGGCAACATCAATTATTGTTTCCGGCGTTTCTAAACAAGAAGTTGGCGATTTTGCTGCTCAAATTCGTTTGACTCGTGCACCAGAACCTTATAAAGGTAAAGGTATCCGTTATGTCGGAGAATATGTTCGTCGTAAGGAAGGTAAGACTGGTAAGTAA
- the rplP gene encoding 50S ribosomal protein L16: MLVPKRTKHRREFRGKMRGEAKGGKTVAFGEYGLQAVDSHWITNRQIEASRVAMTRYMKRGGRVWIKIFPHKSYTAKAIGVRMGSGKGAPEGWVAPVKRGKILFEIGGVSEEVAREALRLASYKLPIRTKFVKREEVGGESNEN; the protein is encoded by the coding sequence ATGTTAGTACCAAAGCGGACAAAGCATCGTCGCGAATTTCGTGGTAAGATGCGTGGCGAAGCTAAGGGCGGCAAAACGGTTGCTTTTGGTGAATATGGTTTGCAAGCAGTTGATTCACATTGGATCACAAACCGCCAAATTGAAGCATCTCGTGTCGCAATGACACGTTACATGAAACGTGGTGGGAGAGTTTGGATTAAGATTTTCCCTCACAAGTCTTATACAGCTAAAGCAATTGGTGTTCGTATGGGTTCTGGTAAAGGTGCACCAGAAGGTTGGGTAGCACCTGTTAAACGCGGTAAGATTTTATTTGAAATCGGCGGCGTTTCTGAAGAAGTAGCACGTGAAGCATTAAGACTTGCTTCTTATAAACTTCCGATTAGAACCAAGTTTGTAAAACGTGAGGAAGTAGGTGGCGAATCAAATGAAAATTAA
- the rpsQ gene encoding 30S ribosomal protein S17 yields the protein MAETRNQRKVYQGRVVSDKMDKTITVVVETYKNHKVYGKRVKYSKKFKAHDGKNEAKIGDIVKIMETRPLSATKRFRLVDVVEKAVII from the coding sequence ATGGCTGAAACTCGCAATCAACGTAAAGTTTATCAAGGTCGGGTTGTTTCTGACAAAATGGATAAGACGATTACAGTTGTCGTAGAAACTTACAAAAATCATAAGGTATACGGCAAACGTGTTAAGTACTCTAAAAAATTCAAAGCACATGATGGAAAAAATGAAGCTAAGATTGGCGATATCGTCAAAATTATGGAGACACGTCCATTATCCGCAACCAAACGTTTTCGTTTAGTTGACGTCGTTGAGAAAGCAGTTATTATTTAG
- the rpmC gene encoding 50S ribosomal protein L29, with amino-acid sequence MKIKEINELTTDEMLKKEKEFKEELFNLRFQLATGQLENTARLKEVRKSIARIKTVLRQHELKK; translated from the coding sequence ATGAAAATTAAAGAAATTAATGAATTAACCACTGATGAAATGCTCAAAAAAGAAAAAGAGTTCAAAGAAGAACTTTTTAACTTACGCTTCCAGTTAGCAACAGGTCAGTTGGAAAACACTGCGCGTTTAAAGGAAGTTCGTAAATCGATTGCTCGCATTAAAACAGTTTTGCGGCAGCATGAGCTTAAAAAATAG
- a CDS encoding type Z 30S ribosomal protein S14: MAKKSQIAKNKRPAKYTTQEYTRCARCGRPHSVYRKFKLCRVCLRDLAHKGQIPGMKKASW; this comes from the coding sequence TTGGCTAAGAAGTCACAAATTGCTAAGAACAAACGTCCAGCTAAGTATACAACACAGGAATATACACGTTGTGCGCGTTGTGGACGTCCTCATTCAGTTTATCGCAAATTTAAGTTATGCCGTGTTTGCCTGCGTGACCTGGCACATAAAGGTCAGATTCCTGGTATGAAAAAGGCTAGCTGGTAA
- the rpsC gene encoding 30S ribosomal protein S3 → MGQKVNPTGLRVGIIRDWEAKWYAEKDYADNLHEDLHIRKYIQTKLADASISTVEIERAAKRVNVSIHTAKPGMVIGKGGFEVEKLRKELNQLTGKRVHINIIEIKKPDLDAELVGEAIAAQLENRVAFRRAMKQGIQRTMRAGAKGIKVQVAGRLNGADMSRVEHFSEGTVPLHTLRADVDYAWTEAATTYGKLGVKVWIYRGEVLPAKKVNREGGK, encoded by the coding sequence GTGGGTCAAAAAGTAAATCCAACAGGATTGCGTGTCGGAATTATCCGCGACTGGGAAGCAAAGTGGTACGCTGAAAAGGATTATGCAGATAATTTGCATGAAGACTTGCATATTCGAAAATACATTCAAACAAAGTTAGCTGATGCATCTATTTCAACGGTTGAAATAGAGCGTGCAGCCAAACGAGTTAATGTTTCAATTCACACTGCTAAACCTGGAATGGTCATTGGTAAAGGTGGTTTCGAAGTTGAAAAATTACGTAAAGAATTGAACCAATTAACAGGCAAACGAGTTCATATTAACATTATTGAAATTAAAAAACCTGATTTAGATGCTGAATTAGTCGGTGAAGCAATTGCTGCACAATTAGAAAATCGTGTTGCATTTCGCCGGGCAATGAAGCAAGGTATTCAACGGACAATGCGTGCTGGTGCTAAAGGTATTAAAGTTCAGGTTGCTGGACGTCTTAACGGGGCGGATATGTCACGTGTTGAGCATTTTTCTGAAGGAACAGTACCTTTGCATACTTTGCGAGCAGATGTTGATTATGCTTGGACAGAAGCAGCAACAACTTACGGTAAATTAGGCGTTAAAGTCTGGATTTATCGTGGAGAAGTTTTACCTGCTAAAAAGGTTAACCGCGAAGGAGGGAAATAA
- the rplW gene encoding 50S ribosomal protein L23: protein MESHKIILKPVITEASTAELDNKRYTFDVDTRATKPQIKKAIEEVFDVKVVKLNVINVKGKPKRMGRYNGYTKKRRKAIVTLSADSKAIKIFEE, encoded by the coding sequence ATGGAATCACATAAAATTATTTTAAAGCCGGTCATTACAGAGGCATCGACAGCAGAGTTAGATAATAAACGCTATACTTTTGATGTTGATACTCGTGCAACCAAACCGCAAATTAAAAAAGCAATTGAAGAAGTTTTTGATGTTAAAGTTGTTAAATTGAATGTTATCAACGTTAAAGGAAAGCCAAAACGTATGGGTCGTTACAACGGCTATACTAAAAAACGTCGAAAAGCAATTGTTACTTTAAGTGCCGATTCTAAAGCAATTAAGATTTTTGAAGAATAA
- the rplO gene encoding 50S ribosomal protein L15 yields the protein MKLHELKASEGSRKLRNRVGRGTSSGNGKTAGRGQKGQKARSKVRLGFEGGQMPLFRRMPKRGFQNINRKEYAIVNLETLEKFDNGTEVTPTLLVEKKVIKDEKDGIKVLGNGKLTKKLTVKANKFSTAAKEAIETAGGQAEVI from the coding sequence GTGAAATTGCATGAATTAAAAGCAAGCGAAGGTTCACGTAAATTACGTAATCGTGTTGGTCGTGGAACTTCGTCCGGTAATGGCAAGACAGCTGGCCGTGGACAAAAAGGCCAAAAGGCTCGTAGCAAAGTCCGCTTAGGTTTTGAAGGTGGCCAAATGCCATTGTTCCGTCGGATGCCAAAACGTGGTTTTCAAAATATTAATCGCAAAGAATATGCGATTGTTAACTTGGAAACACTTGAGAAATTTGACAATGGTACAGAAGTTACCCCAACTTTGCTAGTTGAGAAAAAGGTTATTAAGGACGAAAAAGATGGAATTAAAGTTCTTGGTAATGGTAAACTGACTAAAAAATTGACAGTTAAAGCTAATAAATTCTCAACAGCAGCAAAAGAAGCAATTGAAACTGCTGGTGGTCAAGCTGAGGTGATTTAA
- the rplV gene encoding 50S ribosomal protein L22 has protein sequence MAEQVTSARATAKTVRIPARKARLVIDLIRGKSVAEALGILKFTPRAGAVIIEKVLKSAIANAENNFDLDAEDLVVSEAFVNEGPTLKRFRPRAKGSASPINKRTSHITVVVATK, from the coding sequence ATGGCTGAACAAGTTACATCAGCAAGAGCAACTGCCAAAACAGTTCGAATCCCTGCTCGTAAAGCACGTTTAGTGATCGATCTTATTCGTGGCAAGAGTGTGGCTGAAGCTTTGGGTATTCTGAAATTTACCCCGAGAGCTGGAGCAGTTATCATTGAAAAAGTTTTAAAATCGGCAATTGCCAATGCAGAAAATAATTTTGATTTGGATGCTGAAGATTTAGTTGTAAGTGAAGCATTTGTAAATGAGGGACCAACTTTAAAACGTTTCCGTCCTCGTGCAAAAGGTTCTGCTTCACCAATTAATAAAAGAACAAGTCATATTACAGTAGTTGTAGCTACTAAATAA
- the rpmD gene encoding 50S ribosomal protein L30, protein MANLKVTLIRSVIGRPQNQRDIVKALGLGRVNSSVVLPDNAATRGAVTKVNHLVAVEAAE, encoded by the coding sequence ATGGCAAATCTTAAAGTTACATTAATCCGCAGTGTCATTGGCCGGCCTCAAAACCAACGCGATATTGTGAAGGCTTTAGGCTTAGGTCGAGTAAATAGTTCTGTTGTTCTACCTGATAATGCCGCAACTCGTGGTGCAGTTACAAAAGTTAATCATTTAGTTGCTGTTGAGGCTGCTGAATAA
- the rpsH gene encoding 30S ribosomal protein S8, producing MAMTDPIADFLTRIRNANLAKHESVEAPASKIKHDIAEILKNEGFIRDVEYIDDDKQGVIRVFLKYGQNSTRVISGIKRISKPGLRSYVKADSVPKVLNGLGIAILSTSEGVMTDKDARAEKIGGEVIAYVW from the coding sequence ATGGCCATGACAGATCCGATTGCTGACTTTTTAACTCGGATTCGTAATGCTAATTTAGCAAAACACGAATCAGTTGAAGCTCCAGCATCAAAAATCAAGCACGATATTGCGGAAATCCTCAAAAATGAAGGATTCATTCGCGATGTTGAATACATTGATGATGACAAGCAAGGCGTTATTCGCGTCTTTTTGAAATATGGACAAAATAGTACCCGGGTTATTTCCGGTATTAAAAGAATTTCGAAGCCAGGATTAAGATCTTATGTAAAAGCTGATTCCGTTCCTAAGGTTTTGAACGGACTTGGAATCGCAATTCTTTCAACTTCTGAAGGAGTTATGACAGACAAGGATGCTCGCGCTGAGAAAATCGGCGGCGAAGTTATTGCTTACGTTTGGTAA
- the rpsM gene encoding 30S ribosomal protein S13 — protein MARIAGVDLPRDKRIVIGLTYIYGIGNSTAKKILAEAAVSEDVRVRDLAPEQEDKIRAAVDHFKVEGDLRREVSLNIKRLSEIGSYRGLRHRRHLPVRGQNTKNNARTRKGPVTTIAGKKK, from the coding sequence ATGGCTCGTATTGCAGGTGTCGATCTACCACGCGACAAACGAATCGTGATTGGATTGACTTACATTTATGGAATCGGTAATTCAACAGCTAAAAAGATTTTAGCAGAAGCAGCAGTTTCTGAAGACGTTCGAGTTCGCGACTTAGCTCCAGAACAAGAAGACAAGATTCGTGCAGCCGTTGATCATTTTAAAGTTGAAGGTGATTTGCGTCGTGAGGTTAGTTTGAATATCAAACGCCTTTCAGAAATTGGCTCATACCGAGGCTTGCGTCACCGTCGTCATTTACCAGTTCGTGGTCAAAATACCAAGAACAATGCGCGGACTCGCAAAGGCCCAGTTACAACAATTGCCGGTAAAAAGAAATAA
- the rpmJ gene encoding 50S ribosomal protein L36 codes for MKVRPSVKPMCEHCKVIKRKGRVMIICSNPKHKQRQG; via the coding sequence ATGAAGGTAAGACCATCAGTAAAGCCAATGTGTGAGCACTGCAAAGTGATCAAACGTAAAGGCCGTGTTATGATTATTTGTTCAAACCCGAAGCATAAACAGCGTCAGGGATAA
- the rplX gene encoding 50S ribosomal protein L24 — protein sequence MFVKKNDKVKVIAGKDKGKEGTIEKVLPKQHRVIVKGVNLIKKHQKPSNANPNGGIVEVEAAIDASNVMLLDPSNNQPTRVGYKVVDGKKVRVAKKSGEVLDK from the coding sequence ATGTTTGTTAAAAAAAATGATAAAGTTAAAGTAATTGCTGGTAAAGATAAAGGCAAAGAAGGAACAATTGAAAAAGTTTTGCCAAAACAGCATCGAGTAATTGTTAAAGGCGTTAACTTAATCAAAAAACATCAAAAACCAAGTAATGCGAATCCAAATGGTGGAATCGTTGAAGTTGAGGCTGCAATTGATGCTTCAAATGTAATGTTACTTGACCCTTCAAACAATCAACCAACTCGTGTTGGATACAAAGTTGTTGATGGGAAAAAGGTTCGTGTTGCAAAAAAATCTGGCGAAGTGCTAGATAAGTAA
- the rplB gene encoding 50S ribosomal protein L2: MGIKKFKPTSNGRRNMTGSDFSEITKTTPEKSLLESTSKTAGRNSYGRITVRHRGGGHKRQYRLIDFKRLKDDVPATVKAIEYDPNRSANIALLVYADGTKSYILAPKNLQVGQIVQSGKEADIKPGNTKTLADIPVGTVIHNIELKPGKGGQLVRSAGTSAQVLGKEGKYVLVRLASGEVRMILATCRATIGEVGNEQHELIKVGKAGRTRWAGRRPKVRGSVMNPNDHPHGGGEGKAPVGRPSPMSPWGKKTTGYKTRSKRAKSDKFIVRKRNSK, from the coding sequence GTGGGGATCAAGAAATTTAAACCGACCTCAAACGGACGTCGTAACATGACGGGCTCGGATTTTTCTGAAATCACTAAAACAACACCAGAAAAATCTTTACTTGAATCAACAAGTAAAACAGCCGGACGTAACAGTTACGGCCGTATTACGGTTCGTCATCGCGGTGGTGGTCATAAACGTCAGTATCGTTTAATCGATTTCAAACGTTTAAAGGATGATGTACCTGCAACTGTTAAAGCAATCGAATATGATCCAAACCGCTCAGCTAACATTGCATTGCTGGTTTATGCGGATGGTACAAAATCTTATATTTTGGCACCTAAAAACTTACAGGTTGGTCAAATAGTTCAATCTGGAAAAGAAGCAGATATTAAGCCTGGAAACACTAAAACATTGGCTGATATTCCAGTTGGAACCGTTATTCATAACATTGAATTGAAACCTGGAAAAGGTGGACAATTAGTTCGTTCAGCTGGAACTTCTGCACAGGTTTTAGGTAAAGAAGGTAAATATGTTTTAGTTCGTTTAGCTTCTGGTGAAGTACGCATGATTTTAGCAACTTGTCGTGCAACTATCGGTGAAGTTGGTAATGAACAACATGAATTAATTAAAGTTGGTAAAGCCGGTAGAACTCGTTGGGCAGGTCGTCGTCCAAAGGTTCGTGGTTCTGTAATGAACCCTAACGATCATCCACATGGTGGTGGTGAAGGTAAAGCACCTGTTGGTCGTCCAAGTCCAATGTCACCATGGGGCAAGAAGACAACTGGTTACAAGACACGTTCTAAGAGAGCTAAGTCGGATAAATTTATCGTACGTAAACGTAACAGCAAGTAA
- the secY gene encoding preprotein translocase subunit SecY → MLKTMKNAFAVKDIRKRIMFTLGVLIVFRLGTYITVPGINAKALTNVASSGLVSILNTFSGGGLTNYSILAMGVSPYITAQIVVQLLQMDIVPRFVEWSKQGEVGRRKLNQTSRYLTIVLAFVQSIGITAGFNALSSLNLVTDPSLKTYLSIGIILTGGSLFTTWLGDMITERGFGNGISMIIMAGILARIPTGVHQIYVEQFVDAGSSHLWSGILYALILLIAVLLIVAFVTYVQQANYKIPIQYTRRLAGATDSSYLPLKINVAGVIPVIFASSFIATPQTILMLFTQNHSEDTWYQILSNLFNMQATGGMILYTILIILFTFFYAFVQVNPEKLAENLQKQGSYIPSVWPGKETEKYVSRLLMRLSSVGSLFLGLVSLIPLIASSIWGLDESIGLGGTSLLIVVGVSLESIRQLKGMMMKREYIGFIRK, encoded by the coding sequence ATGCTGAAAACAATGAAGAATGCCTTTGCTGTTAAAGATATTCGTAAAAGAATTATGTTTACATTAGGCGTCTTGATTGTATTTCGTTTAGGCACATATATTACAGTCCCTGGGATCAACGCTAAAGCTCTAACTAACGTTGCGTCTTCAGGGTTAGTTAGTATTCTAAATACCTTCAGCGGTGGCGGCTTAACTAACTACTCAATTCTAGCAATGGGGGTTTCACCATACATTACTGCACAAATTGTTGTTCAATTGTTGCAGATGGATATTGTTCCTCGATTTGTTGAGTGGAGTAAACAAGGTGAAGTTGGACGGCGCAAGTTAAATCAAACTTCGAGGTATTTAACAATTGTGCTAGCGTTTGTACAATCAATCGGAATCACAGCCGGATTCAACGCTTTAAGTAGTTTGAATTTGGTTACTGATCCGAGTCTAAAAACATATCTGAGCATTGGGATTATCTTGACAGGTGGTTCCTTATTTACTACTTGGTTAGGTGATATGATTACTGAGCGTGGTTTTGGCAATGGAATTTCAATGATTATTATGGCTGGAATTTTAGCGCGTATTCCAACAGGCGTTCATCAGATTTATGTTGAACAATTTGTTGATGCAGGATCTAGTCATCTATGGAGTGGAATCTTGTATGCATTGATTCTGTTAATTGCAGTTTTGCTAATTGTAGCTTTTGTAACGTATGTTCAGCAAGCCAATTACAAAATTCCGATTCAGTACACTCGTCGTTTAGCAGGAGCAACTGATAGTTCTTATTTGCCGTTGAAAATTAATGTCGCAGGGGTTATTCCAGTTATTTTCGCTAGTTCATTTATTGCTACTCCGCAAACTATTTTAATGTTGTTTACACAAAATCACTCTGAAGATACATGGTATCAAATTTTAAGTAATTTGTTTAACATGCAAGCAACTGGTGGAATGATTTTGTATACGATTTTGATAATTTTGTTTACCTTTTTCTATGCCTTTGTACAGGTGAACCCAGAAAAGTTGGCGGAGAATTTACAAAAACAAGGAAGTTATATTCCAAGTGTTTGGCCAGGAAAAGAAACTGAAAAATACGTTTCACGTTTACTGATGCGTTTAAGTTCAGTTGGTTCATTGTTTTTAGGATTAGTTTCTTTAATTCCCTTAATCGCTTCTAGCATTTGGGGGCTCGATGAATCAATTGGTTTGGGAGGAACAAGCCTATTAATTGTAGTAGGTGTTTCTCTTGAATCGATCCGTCAATTAAAGGGTATGATGATGAAGCGTGAATATATTGGATTTATTCGTAAATAA
- the rplR gene encoding 50S ribosomal protein L18, whose translation MITKPDKNKTRQKRHTRVRGKISGTAKCPRLNVYRSNKNIYAQVIDDVAGVTLVSASTLDEEVSGNSKIEQATSVGEVVAKRAVAKNIKEVVFDRGGYLYHGRIQALAEAARQNGLDF comes from the coding sequence TTGATTACCAAACCAGATAAAAATAAGACACGGCAAAAGCGTCATACTCGTGTTCGTGGTAAAATCTCTGGTACAGCTAAGTGCCCACGCTTAAATGTTTATCGTTCAAACAAAAACATCTACGCTCAAGTAATTGATGACGTAGCGGGTGTGACGCTTGTTAGTGCCTCTACACTGGACGAAGAAGTCAGTGGAAACAGTAAAATTGAACAAGCAACTTCAGTCGGTGAAGTTGTTGCTAAACGTGCAGTTGCTAAGAATATTAAAGAAGTTGTTTTTGATCGTGGTGGCTATTTGTATCATGGTCGGATTCAAGCTTTAGCTGAAGCTGCTCGTCAAAATGGTTTAGACTTTTAA
- the infA gene encoding translation initiation factor IF-1, producing MAKDDVIEIEGKVIETLPNAMFKVELENGHEILAHVSGKIRMHYIRILPGDRVTVEMSPYDLTKGRITYRFK from the coding sequence GTGGCGAAAGATGATGTGATTGAAATTGAGGGGAAGGTTATTGAAACCTTACCCAATGCAATGTTCAAAGTTGAACTCGAAAATGGACACGAGATTTTGGCTCATGTTTCTGGTAAAATTCGGATGCATTATATCAGGATTTTGCCGGGGGACCGAGTAACGGTCGAAATGTCTCCGTACGATTTAACTAAGGGACGCATTACCTATCGCTTTAAATAG